A single Lolium perenne isolate Kyuss_39 chromosome 6, Kyuss_2.0, whole genome shotgun sequence DNA region contains:
- the LOC127305229 gene encoding uncharacterized protein isoform X2, producing the protein MACEYETWEERLQDPTATPVSLPLEFLKTITHDFSSEQELGSGGSGVVYKGVLPSGKLIAVKKLLDLHNMGDEKFRKEVSSLMGIKHRNVVQFVGYCAESSFEAIDLQGNGNYILAEIPKRLLCFEHVCNKSLDKYISDESSGLEWSVRYEIIRGICAGLHYLHEECHIVHLDLKPENILMDATMVPKIADFGLSRIFGDKQSRIITQNFLGIRGYMAPEYIIQGIVSIKADMYSFGVLIIEILTGCRYYPLSKENNPQGSDTSFQHFKEKISCDQEEGHWGDHAKLTNICRETGEENIKSEIKIPFNSIPEEANKHDVLESMLCDESVEPTFLELSLLQEITSNFSDDHEIGRSRSGVIYKGNLSNGSTVIVKRISISIAIGDQLFLCAVKSLMGVKHNNIVRFLGYCANAEGKVAMEGGESVIVMVRERLLCFEYLSNGNLKSLLTDESRGFDWRTRYQAIIGICQGLCYLHDGFISHLDLKLDNILFDDKMVPKILEYGFSRVFSEAIRRTVLKNIHGSLAYMTTPEYLAGGQITLKSDIYCLGYLIMQIVTGQSKTNYSDTELASITESWRSRLEPEASKGHTFETCSQQVKICIEIGINCMDHDPGNRPTTRCIVRRLDNKREMEQSFGSDVSNSSPKKISSLSKRMQISPLSKLSSLSKLMQISPVSKMIVCKQMIFPALRAPRALHSAGVKIVLKVALNCKNGKSCIMHVVSKIDGIRSLAYDSGNNTLTVQGCVDVMVIVAVLRKRKHGVHVITVGDAKMEEETRTHSTRYCPACLSSYIAAADGQEASCTIM; encoded by the exons ATGGCTTGTGAATATGAAACTTGGGAGGAGAGGCTACAGGATCCAACTGCCACTCCGGTGTCTTTGCCATTAGAATTTCTGAAAACCATCACACACGATTTTTCAAGCGAGCAAGAGCTTGGGAGCGGTGGGAGTGGCGTGGTTTACAAG GGAGTTCTTCCGAGTGGGAAACTCATTGCTGTCAAGAAGCTCTTGGACCTACATAATATGGGAGATGAGAAATTCCGGAAGGAGGTCAGTTCTCTTATGGGGATCAAGCACCGAAACGTAGTGCAGTTTGTAGGTTACTGCGCCGAATCAAGTTTTGAAGCGATAGACCTGCAAGGGAATGGGAATTATATTTTGGCTGAAATACCGAAAAGATTGCTCTGCTTTGAGCATGTGTGTAATAAAAGCCTAGACAAGTATATATCTG ATGAATCTTCGGGCCTTGAGTGGAGCGTGAGATACGAAATAATCAGAGGAATTTGTGCTGGTTTGCATTATCTTCATGAGGAATGCCACATTGTTCATCTCGACTTGAAACCTGAAAATATATTGATGGATGCTACAATGGTGCCAAAGATTGCGGACTTCGGTCTGTCAAGGATCTTCGGAGACAAGCAATCACGAATCATCACTCAAAATTTTCTAGGAATCCG TGGATATATGGCACCAGAATACATAATCCAAGGCATTGTCTCCATCAAGGCCGACATGTACAGTTTTGGTGTTCTAATTATCGAGATACTCACAGGTTGTAGATACTATCCCCTCAGCAAGGAAAATAATCCTCAGGGGTCTGATACATCTTTCCAGCACTTCAAAGAGAAA ATAAGTTGTGATCAAGAGGAGGGCCACTGGGGGGATCATGCAAAATTGACGAATATTTGCAGAGAAACAGGAGAAGAAAATATCAAATCTGAG ATCAAAATACCATTTAACAGTATTCCAGAAGAAGCTAATAAACATGATGTCCTGGAGAGCATGCTATGTGATGAGAGTGTTGAGCCGACATTTCTTGAGTTATCACTCTTACAGGAAATCACGAGTAATTTCTCTGATGATCATGAGATTGGTAGGAGTCGTTCAGGAGTGATTTACAAG GGAAATCTTTCAAATGGGAGTACTGTCATTGTGAAGAGAATCTCAATTTCAATTGCAATTGGTGACCAATTATTTCTGTGTGCGGTTAAGTCCCTCATGGGTGTTAAGCACAACAACATAGTACGGTTTCTAGGTTACTGTGCTAACGCGGAAGGGAAGGTGGCAATGGAAGGGGGCGAAAGCGTTATTGTAATGGTGCGAGAGAGGTTGCTCTGCTTCGAATATCTGTCTAATGGGAATCTTAAGAGCCTTCTTACTG ATGAATCTCGTGGATTTGACTGGCGTACACGCTATCAAGCAATTATAGGAATTTGTCAAGGCTTGTGTTATCTTCACGATGGTTTTATCTCTCATCTAGATCTCAAGTTAGACAATATATTATTTGACGATAAAATGGTTCCAAAAATATTGGAATATGGTTTTTCAAGAGTATTTAGTGAGGCGATAAGACGGACTGTCCTTAAAAACATCCATGGATCTCT GGCATATATGACAACGCCAGAGTACTTGGCTGGTGGACAAATCACACTGAAGTCTGACATATACTGTCTGGGCTATTTAATTATGCAGATAGTAACCGGACAAAGCAAAACGAACTACTCAGACACAGAGTTAGCAAGT ATAACTGAAAGTTGGAGGAGTAGGCTAGAACCGGAAGCGTCGAAGGGGCACACATTCGAAACATGTTCCCAACAAGTAAAAATATGCATTGAGATAGGGATAAACTGCATGGACCATGACCCTGGGAACAGACCTACTACTCGGTGTATCGTCCGTAGGCTTGATAATAAAAGGGAAATGGAACAGTCATTCGGAAGTGACGTAAGTAATTCATCCCCGAAGAAG ATAAGTTCTCTGTCTAAGCGGATGCAAATAAGCCCTCTGTCTAAGCTAAGCTCTCTGTCTAAGTTGATGCAAATAAGCCCTGTGTCTAAGATGATTGTCTGCAAGCAGATGATTTTTCCAGCGCTACGGGCGCCACGGGCGCTACACTCAGCGGGTGTAAAG ATAGTGCTCAAGGTGGCGCTCAACTGCAAGAACGGCAAATCATGCATCATGCACGTTGTGTCAAAAATCGATG GAATAAGGTCGCTGGCATACGACAGCGGCAACAACACGTTGACGGTGCAGGGGTGCGTCGACGTGATGGTGATCGTGGCTGTGCTACGCAAGAGGAAGCACGGGGTGCATGTAATTACTGTGGGAGACGCAAAGATGGAGGAGGAAACTAGAACGCACTCAACGCGTTACTGCCCTGCGTGCCTGTCCAGCTACATCGCTGCCGCTGATGGCCAGGAGGCCTCCTGCACCATCATGTGA
- the LOC127305229 gene encoding uncharacterized protein isoform X1 gives MACEYETWEERLQDPTATPVSLPLEFLKTITHDFSSEQELGSGGSGVVYKGVLPSGKLIAVKKLLDLHNMGDEKFRKEVSSLMGIKHRNVVQFVGYCAESSFEAIDLQGNGNYILAEIPKRLLCFEHVCNKSLDKYISDESSGLEWSVRYEIIRGICAGLHYLHEECHIVHLDLKPENILMDATMVPKIADFGLSRIFGDKQSRIITQNFLGIRGYMAPEYIIQGIVSIKADMYSFGVLIIEILTGCRYYPLSKENNPQGSDTSFQHFKEKIQEALNTLHQGYKGTEISCDQEEGHWGDHAKLTNICRETGEENIKSEIKIPFNSIPEEANKHDVLESMLCDESVEPTFLELSLLQEITSNFSDDHEIGRSRSGVIYKGNLSNGSTVIVKRISISIAIGDQLFLCAVKSLMGVKHNNIVRFLGYCANAEGKVAMEGGESVIVMVRERLLCFEYLSNGNLKSLLTDESRGFDWRTRYQAIIGICQGLCYLHDGFISHLDLKLDNILFDDKMVPKILEYGFSRVFSEAIRRTVLKNIHGSLAYMTTPEYLAGGQITLKSDIYCLGYLIMQIVTGQSKTNYSDTELASITESWRSRLEPEASKGHTFETCSQQVKICIEIGINCMDHDPGNRPTTRCIVRRLDNKREMEQSFGSDVSNSSPKKISSLSKRMQISPLSKLSSLSKLMQISPVSKMIVCKQMIFPALRAPRALHSAGVKIVLKVALNCKNGKSCIMHVVSKIDGIRSLAYDSGNNTLTVQGCVDVMVIVAVLRKRKHGVHVITVGDAKMEEETRTHSTRYCPACLSSYIAAADGQEASCTIM, from the exons ATGGCTTGTGAATATGAAACTTGGGAGGAGAGGCTACAGGATCCAACTGCCACTCCGGTGTCTTTGCCATTAGAATTTCTGAAAACCATCACACACGATTTTTCAAGCGAGCAAGAGCTTGGGAGCGGTGGGAGTGGCGTGGTTTACAAG GGAGTTCTTCCGAGTGGGAAACTCATTGCTGTCAAGAAGCTCTTGGACCTACATAATATGGGAGATGAGAAATTCCGGAAGGAGGTCAGTTCTCTTATGGGGATCAAGCACCGAAACGTAGTGCAGTTTGTAGGTTACTGCGCCGAATCAAGTTTTGAAGCGATAGACCTGCAAGGGAATGGGAATTATATTTTGGCTGAAATACCGAAAAGATTGCTCTGCTTTGAGCATGTGTGTAATAAAAGCCTAGACAAGTATATATCTG ATGAATCTTCGGGCCTTGAGTGGAGCGTGAGATACGAAATAATCAGAGGAATTTGTGCTGGTTTGCATTATCTTCATGAGGAATGCCACATTGTTCATCTCGACTTGAAACCTGAAAATATATTGATGGATGCTACAATGGTGCCAAAGATTGCGGACTTCGGTCTGTCAAGGATCTTCGGAGACAAGCAATCACGAATCATCACTCAAAATTTTCTAGGAATCCG TGGATATATGGCACCAGAATACATAATCCAAGGCATTGTCTCCATCAAGGCCGACATGTACAGTTTTGGTGTTCTAATTATCGAGATACTCACAGGTTGTAGATACTATCCCCTCAGCAAGGAAAATAATCCTCAGGGGTCTGATACATCTTTCCAGCACTTCAAAGAGAAA ATCCAAGAAGCTTTGAATACTCTGCATCAAGGATATAAGGGGACAGAG ATAAGTTGTGATCAAGAGGAGGGCCACTGGGGGGATCATGCAAAATTGACGAATATTTGCAGAGAAACAGGAGAAGAAAATATCAAATCTGAG ATCAAAATACCATTTAACAGTATTCCAGAAGAAGCTAATAAACATGATGTCCTGGAGAGCATGCTATGTGATGAGAGTGTTGAGCCGACATTTCTTGAGTTATCACTCTTACAGGAAATCACGAGTAATTTCTCTGATGATCATGAGATTGGTAGGAGTCGTTCAGGAGTGATTTACAAG GGAAATCTTTCAAATGGGAGTACTGTCATTGTGAAGAGAATCTCAATTTCAATTGCAATTGGTGACCAATTATTTCTGTGTGCGGTTAAGTCCCTCATGGGTGTTAAGCACAACAACATAGTACGGTTTCTAGGTTACTGTGCTAACGCGGAAGGGAAGGTGGCAATGGAAGGGGGCGAAAGCGTTATTGTAATGGTGCGAGAGAGGTTGCTCTGCTTCGAATATCTGTCTAATGGGAATCTTAAGAGCCTTCTTACTG ATGAATCTCGTGGATTTGACTGGCGTACACGCTATCAAGCAATTATAGGAATTTGTCAAGGCTTGTGTTATCTTCACGATGGTTTTATCTCTCATCTAGATCTCAAGTTAGACAATATATTATTTGACGATAAAATGGTTCCAAAAATATTGGAATATGGTTTTTCAAGAGTATTTAGTGAGGCGATAAGACGGACTGTCCTTAAAAACATCCATGGATCTCT GGCATATATGACAACGCCAGAGTACTTGGCTGGTGGACAAATCACACTGAAGTCTGACATATACTGTCTGGGCTATTTAATTATGCAGATAGTAACCGGACAAAGCAAAACGAACTACTCAGACACAGAGTTAGCAAGT ATAACTGAAAGTTGGAGGAGTAGGCTAGAACCGGAAGCGTCGAAGGGGCACACATTCGAAACATGTTCCCAACAAGTAAAAATATGCATTGAGATAGGGATAAACTGCATGGACCATGACCCTGGGAACAGACCTACTACTCGGTGTATCGTCCGTAGGCTTGATAATAAAAGGGAAATGGAACAGTCATTCGGAAGTGACGTAAGTAATTCATCCCCGAAGAAG ATAAGTTCTCTGTCTAAGCGGATGCAAATAAGCCCTCTGTCTAAGCTAAGCTCTCTGTCTAAGTTGATGCAAATAAGCCCTGTGTCTAAGATGATTGTCTGCAAGCAGATGATTTTTCCAGCGCTACGGGCGCCACGGGCGCTACACTCAGCGGGTGTAAAG ATAGTGCTCAAGGTGGCGCTCAACTGCAAGAACGGCAAATCATGCATCATGCACGTTGTGTCAAAAATCGATG GAATAAGGTCGCTGGCATACGACAGCGGCAACAACACGTTGACGGTGCAGGGGTGCGTCGACGTGATGGTGATCGTGGCTGTGCTACGCAAGAGGAAGCACGGGGTGCATGTAATTACTGTGGGAGACGCAAAGATGGAGGAGGAAACTAGAACGCACTCAACGCGTTACTGCCCTGCGTGCCTGTCCAGCTACATCGCTGCCGCTGATGGCCAGGAGGCCTCCTGCACCATCATGTGA